The following are encoded together in the Parabacteroides chongii genome:
- a CDS encoding carbohydrate kinase family protein, with the protein MEQMKQQSKRPVVVGIGELLWDLLPTGKTAGGAPINFVYHASRLGAEGYAVSAIGDDEDGVDILKELDKNSIQYLIEKVPYPTGTVKVDLKEDGIPEYTITERVAWDHMSPTSDAVDLAERADAICFGALAQRSIQSRETIQAILSFAPDTAYRLFDINLRQHYYNKGLIEESLYLSNVLKMNSDEMNQLKELFGLSGTEDEIAIWFMEKYNLRMVVLTAGASYSTVYTPDEVSTLPIPEVEVVDTVGAGDAFSAALIMSLLNGGTLKEAHRHAVKIAAFVCSNKGAWPVYE; encoded by the coding sequence ATGGAGCAGATGAAGCAACAAAGCAAAAGACCGGTAGTAGTCGGTATAGGTGAACTTTTATGGGATTTACTTCCCACTGGTAAAACAGCAGGTGGTGCGCCTATCAATTTTGTTTACCATGCTTCCCGTTTAGGAGCAGAAGGTTATGCTGTCAGCGCCATCGGTGATGATGAAGACGGAGTCGATATCCTGAAAGAACTGGATAAAAACTCTATTCAATACCTGATTGAAAAAGTCCCTTATCCGACAGGAACGGTCAAGGTCGATCTGAAGGAAGACGGGATACCGGAATATACGATTACAGAACGCGTTGCCTGGGATCATATGTCGCCTACATCGGATGCCGTCGATTTGGCAGAAAGAGCTGATGCTATTTGTTTCGGGGCATTGGCACAGCGTTCGATTCAATCGCGTGAAACGATTCAGGCTATTCTGTCATTTGCACCGGATACGGCTTATCGTTTGTTCGATATAAATTTGCGTCAGCATTATTATAATAAGGGATTGATAGAAGAGTCATTGTATCTATCCAACGTACTGAAGATGAATAGTGATGAGATGAACCAGCTGAAAGAGCTGTTCGGGTTGAGCGGTACGGAAGATGAAATAGCTATCTGGTTCATGGAAAAGTACAATCTGAGAATGGTTGTCCTTACGGCAGGAGCCTCTTACAGTACGGTTTATACGCCGGATGAAGTGTCTACATTGCCGATACCCGAAGTGGAGGTCGTAGATACGGTAGGTGCAGGAGATGCCTTTTCAGCCGCTTTGATTATGTCACTGCTCAATGGCGGCACATTGAAAGAAGCTCATCGACATGCTGTGAAAATTGCGGCTTTCGTTTGTTCCAATAAAGGAGCATGGCCGGTTTACGAATAA